One genomic window of [Clostridium] scindens ATCC 35704 includes the following:
- a CDS encoding deoxyguanosinetriphosphate triphosphohydrolase, which yields MNWEQLLSTKRSRGSSGKNRYGKNTDLRSEFEKDYHRIIGSASFRRLQDKTQVFPLDKSDFIRTRLTHSLEVSSFAKSLGQNIGENILVYKKDPSFTPRMKEDICSILQCAGLIHDIGNPPFGHFGESAIREWFERNLPRMEFHGVTIDKALTPQMREDFYHFEGNAQALRLVTKLHFLVDENGMNLTYALLNTIVKYPVPSTGIDEKSGDIKDKKMGYYFADEEIFEEIAAETGTNGRRHPLTFILEAADDIAYKTADIEDAFIKGFISYHKLLEELTALQERYPDEEMGSFRPADKLEQLYARGREMQMQKPEEYAIKNWIIKVQGFLINCATYGFTCHYNEIMEGEYRHDLFQGTFAEKLMDLLGSMAFEEVFLTETIYRMEVAEAAMIDFLMDKFMKAIVYYDDETRKLDSIGERMVSFISSNYKKAYHYHAEGKSEVEKLYLRLLLVTDYICGMTDSYAKRLYHELKAII from the coding sequence TATTATCGACAAAGAGAAGCCGGGGAAGTTCCGGCAAGAATCGATATGGAAAGAATACGGACTTACGGAGCGAATTCGAGAAGGATTACCACCGTATAATAGGCAGCGCCTCATTTCGGAGGCTGCAAGACAAGACGCAGGTCTTTCCGTTGGACAAAAGCGATTTTATCAGGACGCGGCTGACCCACTCGCTGGAGGTATCCTCGTTTGCGAAGTCATTGGGCCAGAACATCGGGGAAAATATATTGGTATATAAGAAAGACCCGAGTTTCACGCCCAGGATGAAAGAAGATATATGCAGCATACTTCAGTGCGCGGGGCTGATTCATGATATCGGGAATCCGCCGTTCGGCCACTTTGGGGAGAGCGCTATTCGAGAATGGTTTGAGAGAAACCTGCCAAGAATGGAGTTCCATGGCGTGACGATTGACAAGGCGCTGACCCCGCAGATGCGGGAAGACTTCTATCATTTTGAAGGAAATGCCCAGGCGCTTAGGCTGGTGACCAAACTTCATTTTCTTGTAGATGAGAATGGAATGAATCTGACGTATGCGCTTTTAAATACGATTGTAAAATACCCGGTGCCATCTACCGGCATCGATGAGAAGTCCGGAGATATTAAGGACAAGAAGATGGGATACTATTTTGCCGATGAGGAGATATTTGAAGAGATAGCGGCAGAGACGGGGACGAATGGCAGACGCCATCCTCTTACATTTATTCTTGAGGCCGCGGATGATATTGCGTATAAGACGGCGGATATCGAGGACGCATTTATCAAAGGATTCATCAGTTACCATAAACTGCTGGAAGAACTGACCGCGCTGCAGGAAAGATATCCGGATGAGGAGATGGGAAGTTTCCGCCCGGCTGACAAACTGGAGCAGCTATATGCCAGAGGCAGGGAAATGCAGATGCAAAAGCCGGAAGAGTATGCCATCAAGAACTGGATTATCAAAGTTCAGGGATTCCTGATCAACTGTGCGACTTATGGATTTACCTGTCATTACAACGAAATTATGGAGGGAGAGTATAGGCATGACTTGTTTCAAGGGACGTTTGCGGAAAAGTTAATGGATCTTCTGGGAAGCATGGCTTTTGAAGAAGTGTTCCTGACTGAGACTATCTATCGGATGGAAGTGGCGGAGGCTGCTATGATTGACTTCCTGATGGACAAGTTTATGAAAGCCATTGTCTATTATGATGATGAGACGCGCAAGCTGGACTCTATCGGGGAGCGTATGGTATCTTTTATATCCAGCAACTATAAAAAGGCATACCATTACCACGCCGAAGGGAAGTCTGAGGTAGAAAAACTGTATCTGAGGCTCCTTCTGGTGACGGATTATATATGCGGTATGACGGACAGTTATGCAAAAAGGCTTTATCATGAGTTAAAAGCAATTATATAA